From the Lampris incognitus isolate fLamInc1 chromosome 6, fLamInc1.hap2, whole genome shotgun sequence genome, one window contains:
- the agk gene encoding acylglycerol kinase, mitochondrial produces the protein MARVVKVFRILRNNWKKSTFAVGVLSYGGHWLYGKHCDNVLRREACLQAREFGRQQIMPQEQLKKATVILNPAACDGKANNLFEKNAAPILHLAGMEVKLVKTDYEGQAKKLMELMEQTDLLIVAGGDGTLQEVITGLLRRPDQETFSNTPIGFIPLGSHNSLSPSLHLLSDNKVKHITSATLSILKGETVPLDVLQIKGEKEQPVFALMGLRWGAFRDAAATISKYWYLGPLKTKAAHWLSTLREWPLAREATVSYLPPSLRPPDLPPQKPPRPNLLYRIFRRLKNYWNPPVEEPPKVEEPEKWEEQQLSTLELMIQTHNKNPVERRIHDSLMICAEPDNFTVGDFITVGSKKADDPSQFTSVSTKLEAGACQVKLPESGCGFYNIDNEEYEAMAVEVRLLPRKLHFFISGERRQQLLTQVQ, from the exons ATGGCTCGGGTTGTAAAAGTGTTCCGGATTCTGCGGAATAACTGGAAGAAATCCACATTTGCTGTGGGTGTGCTGTCTTACGGTGGCCATTGGCTCTACGGTAAACATTG TGACAATGTTTTGCGAAGAGAAGCCTGTCTACAGGCCAGG GAATTTGGGCGTCAACAAATAATGCCGCAGGAACAGCTGAAGAAAGCAACTGTTATCTTGAACCCTGCAGCTTGTGATGG GAAAGCCAACAATTTATTTGAAAAGAATGCTGCCCCAATTTTACACTTGGCTGGAATGGAGGTTAAACTAGTTAAG ACAGATTATGAAGGCCAGGCTAAGAAACTAATGGAGCTTATGGAACAGACAGACTTGCTGATAGTAGCTGGAGGGGATGGCACCTTGCAGGAAGTTATCACTGGTTTACTACGCAGACCAGATCAA GAAACATTCAGTAATACCCCGATTGGGTTCATTCCACTGGGCTCTCACAACTCCCTTAGTCCAAGTCTTCACCTCCTTAGTGATAACAAAGTCAA gcacATTACCTCCGCGACTCTATCCATTCTGAAAGGAGAGACAGTTCCTCTGGATGTGCTACAAATCAAA GGTGAGAAAGAGCAGCCAGTCTTTGCTCTGATGGGACTGCGTTGGGGTGCTTTTAGAGATGCTGCTGCTACCATCAGCAA ATATTGGTATCTTGGACCACTTAAGACGAAAGCAGCACATTGGTTAAGTACTCTGCGG GAGTGGCCTTTGGCACGTGAAGCCACAGTGTCCTACCTGCCTCCCAGTCTTAGGCCTCCTGACCTTCCCCCACAGAAGCCCCCAAGGCCCAACCTGCTATACCGCATCTTCCGCAGACTGAAGAACTACTGGAACCCACCTGTTGAGG AACCTCCAAAAGTAGAGGAACCAGAGAAGTGGGAGGAACAGCAGCTGTCAACATTGGAGTTAATGATTCAGACACACAACAAAAACCCAGTGGAGAGG CGCATACACGATTCACTGATGATCTGTGCTGAGCCAGACAACTTCACTGTGGGAGATTTCATCACTGTCGG AAGTAAAAAAGCAGATGATCCATCTCAGTTCACCTCAGTGTCCACAAAGCTGGAAGCCGGTGCTTGTCAAGTCAAACTGCCAGAG AGTGGATGTGGCTTCTACAACATTGATAATGAGGAGTATGAAGCAATGGCTGTAGAGGTGAGGCTGTTGCCCCGGAAACTGCACTTTTTCATCAGCGGAGAACGCAGACAACAGCTCCTCACACAGGTGCAGTGA